The Bacteroidota bacterium genome includes a region encoding these proteins:
- a CDS encoding cation:proton antiporter, whose protein sequence is MNEFLNKLSHEFQTPFHNSVLIFSVILFIILLSPIILRRFKIPSIIGLIIAGVAIGPHGFFLIEKDSAVNLFSTIGLLYIMFIAGLELDLKEFAKNKYKSFVFGFLTFMLPLAIGLPVCMYLLGYSFNTSLLTASMFATHTLVAYPIVSRMGIQKNQAVAITVGGTILTDTAVLIILAVISASAQGVLTNEFWARLGISIAVFLFVVVVVIPRFSAWFFRKLEGEKNSHFIFVLSVVFFCAFMAELAGLEPIIGAFAAGLSLNKLIPHTSSLMNRIEFVGNSLFIPFFLISVGMLIDVSVLTNGPQALIVAFTLTGVALGGKWLAAWTTALILKYPPSFRNLIFGLSSAHAAATLAVILVGYRMNIIDENILNGTIILILFTCLVASFVTENAAKKVALAEDTLDVDKVNGNEQKILVPISNPALMEKLVDFAITIKKPKNHFPVMCLSVVEDDASSQTKLIEAQKMLEKALTHAAAADQKAEVITTIDQNVPSGIKRVSKEMFATEVVVGFSQRKNWTDILFGKTMQNIVEQTHQTVFVCNLPLPLNIHRKIVLICPPYVEKEYGFDKWPGSVLLLAERLSLSCTLYATPNTRDAMQQYIAKNKFTAAVEYKEFSDWDDFLILSRDIEPNDLMMVILPRKGGVSFQSQQNSIPQKMAKHFTDYSFVLVHPEVNAHEEFSEFSTDYDGALIEKGMNQITQGAKSITKIFKRDTDGEK, encoded by the coding sequence ATGAATGAATTCCTAAATAAACTGTCGCATGAATTTCAGACACCGTTTCACAACTCGGTGCTGATATTTTCTGTTATATTATTTATCATTTTATTATCGCCCATTATTCTGCGAAGGTTTAAAATACCCAGCATTATCGGGTTGATTATTGCCGGAGTTGCCATAGGGCCGCACGGGTTTTTTCTTATCGAAAAAGACTCCGCCGTTAATCTTTTCTCAACCATCGGCTTGCTGTATATTATGTTTATTGCCGGCCTAGAGCTGGATTTGAAAGAGTTTGCCAAAAACAAATACAAGAGTTTTGTTTTTGGTTTCTTAACGTTTATGCTGCCTTTGGCCATTGGCTTGCCCGTTTGTATGTATTTGCTGGGCTATAGTTTTAATACCAGTTTGCTTACTGCCAGTATGTTTGCTACACATACACTGGTGGCCTACCCCATTGTAAGCCGTATGGGCATACAAAAAAACCAAGCAGTTGCTATAACTGTGGGCGGCACCATACTAACCGATACCGCCGTACTGATAATATTGGCCGTTATTTCAGCCTCAGCACAAGGGGTGCTTACCAATGAGTTTTGGGCGCGGCTGGGTATATCTATTGCTGTGTTTTTATTTGTGGTAGTGGTTGTTATCCCCCGCTTTTCAGCATGGTTTTTCAGGAAACTTGAAGGCGAAAAAAACTCGCATTTCATTTTTGTACTCTCGGTAGTGTTCTTTTGCGCATTTATGGCCGAGCTGGCCGGACTTGAACCCATTATCGGGGCGTTTGCCGCCGGACTGTCGCTAAATAAACTTATCCCGCACACCTCCTCACTCATGAACCGTATCGAGTTTGTGGGCAACTCACTATTTATCCCTTTCTTTTTGATAAGTGTGGGGATGTTGATAGACGTGAGCGTGCTTACCAACGGTCCGCAGGCACTTATTGTGGCGTTTACGCTTACAGGGGTGGCCTTGGGCGGAAAATGGTTGGCGGCTTGGACTACTGCGTTGATTTTGAAATACCCGCCATCGTTTCGTAACCTTATTTTCGGTCTGAGCAGTGCGCACGCTGCCGCCACATTAGCGGTGATTTTGGTGGGTTACCGCATGAATATTATTGACGAAAATATACTGAACGGTACCATTATACTGATTTTGTTTACCTGCCTTGTGGCTTCGTTTGTTACCGAAAATGCTGCGAAGAAGGTTGCCTTGGCCGAGGACACCCTTGACGTGGATAAGGTGAACGGTAACGAACAAAAAATACTGGTGCCGATATCTAATCCGGCGTTGATGGAGAAACTGGTGGATTTTGCCATTACGATTAAGAAACCGAAGAACCATTTCCCCGTGATGTGTTTATCCGTTGTGGAAGACGATGCTTCTTCACAAACCAAGCTGATTGAGGCGCAAAAAATGCTTGAAAAAGCACTGACCCACGCTGCGGCAGCCGACCAAAAGGCAGAGGTGATTACCACTATCGACCAAAATGTGCCCAGCGGTATTAAGCGGGTATCGAAAGAAATGTTTGCTACCGAGGTGGTAGTAGGCTTTTCGCAGCGCAAAAACTGGACGGATATTTTGTTTGGCAAAACCATGCAAAACATTGTGGAGCAAACGCACCAAACCGTTTTTGTATGCAACTTGCCTTTGCCGCTTAATATTCACCGTAAAATTGTACTGATATGCCCCCCGTATGTGGAGAAGGAATACGGGTTTGATAAATGGCCCGGCAGTGTTTTACTGTTGGCCGAAAGGCTTAGTTTAAGCTGCACGTTGTACGCCACACCCAATACCCGCGATGCGATGCAGCAATACATTGCTAAAAATAAGTTTACTGCGGCCGTTGAGTATAAAGAGTTTAGTGATTGGGATGATTTCTTAATCTTATCGCGGGATATTGAACCTAATGATTTGATGATGGTGATTTTGCCGCGTAAAGGGGGCGTATCGTTCCAAAGCCAGCAAAACAGTATTCCGCAAAAAATGGCCAAACATTTTACAGACTACAGTTTTGTGCTGGTACATCCTGAAGTAAACGCCCACGAGGAATTTAGCGAATTTTCTACGGATTACGACGGTGCACTGATTGAGAAGGGTATGAACCAAATTACCCAAGGGGCAAAATCAATTACTAAAATATTTAAACGGGATACTGACGGAGAAAAGTGA
- the umuD gene encoding translesion error-prone DNA polymerase V autoproteolytic subunit yields the protein MNEVSIIAKFESAEALRLDFIDGLAAGFPSPARDYMEESIDLNKELIKNPNWTFIGRVKGQSMRDAGISQGDLVVIDRSLDAVHGRIALCALDGGLTIKRLHKTADAMYLMPANPDYKPIKVSEEQNFSVWGVVTYVVKKL from the coding sequence ATGAATGAAGTGTCGATTATAGCAAAGTTTGAGTCGGCAGAAGCTTTGCGCCTTGACTTTATCGACGGGCTTGCTGCGGGGTTTCCTTCGCCCGCCCGTGATTACATGGAGGAAAGTATTGATTTGAATAAGGAGCTGATTAAAAACCCCAACTGGACGTTTATAGGCAGGGTAAAAGGCCAGTCGATGCGCGATGCGGGGATTTCACAAGGAGATTTGGTGGTGATTGACCGCTCGTTGGATGCCGTGCACGGACGCATTGCCCTGTGCGCGCTGGATGGCGGGCTTACCATTAAACGCCTTCACAAAACGGCGGATGCCATGTACCTGATGCCCGCCAACCCTGATTATAAGCCCATAAAAGTAAGCGAAGAGCAAAACTTTAGCGTGTGGGGTGTAGTAACGTATGTAGTGAAAAAGCTATGA
- a CDS encoding DinB family protein produces MLTTDHYYNNYINVVKDFPLPMALQQGHDRYRELFDELTEEQWGHRYAPGKWSIKEVVQHVIDAERIFTYRALCFARGEQQNLPPFEEDDYVANSRADARTGKQIAEEFSLVRQSTIALFSSFDAIALVSEGVANSTQVSVTEIGYIQAGHSLHHLKVIRERYL; encoded by the coding sequence ATGCTTACCACTGACCACTATTACAATAATTACATCAATGTAGTAAAAGATTTTCCGCTGCCAATGGCACTACAACAAGGCCATGATCGGTACCGTGAATTGTTTGACGAACTTACCGAAGAACAATGGGGCCACAGGTATGCACCCGGTAAATGGAGCATTAAAGAGGTAGTGCAGCACGTTATTGATGCCGAACGGATATTTACCTACCGCGCTCTTTGTTTTGCAAGAGGTGAGCAACAAAACCTGCCCCCGTTTGAAGAAGACGATTATGTTGCAAACAGCCGCGCCGATGCACGGACAGGAAAACAAATAGCCGAAGAGTTTTCATTAGTAAGACAAAGTACAATAGCTCTTTTCAGCAGCTTTGATGCCATAGCCCTTGTATCAGAAGGAGTGGCAAACAGCACCCAAGTAAGTGTAACCGAGATAGGATATATACAAGCGGGGCACTCGCTGCACCACTTAAAAGTGATACGGGAAAGATATTTGTAA
- a CDS encoding serine hydroxymethyltransferase has product MKRDNVIFDLINEELNRQEHGIELIASENFVSKQVMEAMGSVLTNKYAEGLPGKRYYGGCEVVDKVENLAIDRIKQLFGAEWANVQPHSGAQANAAVMLGVLQPGDKILGFDLSHGGHLTHGSPVNFSGKLYKPSFYGVEEATGRIDFDKIEGIAEREQPKLIICGASSYSRDWDYARLRQIADKVGALLLADISHPSGLIAKGFLNNPLPHCHIVTTTTHKTLRGPRGGLIMMGKDFDNPWGLTTPKGEIKPMSAILDGAVFPGTQGGPLEHVIAAKAVAFGEALTDDYKAYCEQVIKNARAMAAAFVAKGYKVISGGTDNHMMLIDLRSKDLNGKLAENTLVKADITINKNMVPFDDKSPFVTSGMRIGSPAVTTRGLKEGDVEKVVDLIDEVLMNHDNETVIADVRKRVNAMMQGFPLYA; this is encoded by the coding sequence ATGAAACGCGATAACGTAATTTTTGACCTTATTAATGAGGAATTGAACCGCCAAGAACATGGCATTGAACTGATTGCTTCTGAAAATTTTGTGAGCAAGCAGGTGATGGAGGCCATGGGCAGCGTGCTTACTAATAAATATGCCGAAGGCTTGCCCGGCAAACGCTATTACGGCGGTTGCGAGGTAGTGGATAAGGTAGAAAATTTGGCGATAGACCGCATTAAACAATTGTTTGGTGCTGAGTGGGCCAACGTGCAACCCCATAGCGGTGCGCAAGCCAATGCGGCTGTAATGCTGGGTGTTTTGCAACCCGGTGATAAGATTTTGGGTTTCGACCTTTCTCACGGCGGGCACTTAACACACGGTTCACCCGTTAACTTTTCAGGTAAGCTATACAAGCCCTCGTTTTACGGAGTTGAAGAAGCTACGGGACGTATTGATTTTGATAAAATTGAAGGAATTGCCGAGCGCGAGCAGCCTAAACTAATCATCTGCGGTGCTTCATCGTACAGCCGCGATTGGGATTATGCCCGTTTGCGCCAAATAGCAGATAAAGTAGGAGCGTTGTTACTGGCCGATATATCACACCCAAGCGGTTTGATTGCGAAAGGCTTTTTGAACAACCCGCTACCTCATTGCCACATTGTTACTACTACTACCCACAAAACCCTTCGCGGCCCTCGCGGTGGTTTGATTATGATGGGTAAAGATTTTGATAACCCTTGGGGATTGACTACGCCTAAAGGTGAAATTAAACCCATGAGTGCCATTTTGGACGGCGCAGTTTTCCCCGGAACGCAAGGCGGCCCATTGGAACACGTGATTGCTGCTAAGGCAGTTGCTTTTGGCGAAGCGCTAACCGATGATTACAAAGCCTATTGCGAGCAGGTGATTAAGAACGCCCGCGCTATGGCTGCTGCTTTTGTAGCTAAAGGTTATAAAGTAATTTCAGGCGGTACTGACAACCACATGATGTTGATTGACTTGCGCAGCAAGGATTTGAACGGGAAATTGGCCGAGAACACCCTTGTGAAAGCCGATATTACCATTAACAAAAACATGGTGCCGTTTGATGATAAATCACCATTTGTTACCAGCGGTATGCGCATAGGCTCACCGGCGGTTACTACCCGCGGTTTGAAAGAAGGCGACGTAGAGAAAGTGGTGGATTTGATTGACGAGGTATTGATGAACCACGACAACGAAACGGTGATTGCCGACGTTCGCAAGCGTGTAAACGCCATGATGCAAGGATTTCCTTTGTATGCATAA
- a CDS encoding Fic family protein, which yields MNDSIVELLQQAGQLKTDLDNLRPLDKEREAIVLQKLRLDWNYHSNHLEGNSLTFGETKALILFGITAQGKPLQDHIEITGHDEAIKWIEDVVKKREPLTESFIRQLHTLLLKKPYKVDAITTDGQPTKKLIKVGEYKTTPNHVETKTGEIFRFASPEETPAKMYDLLEWFKKMEADKETNPILFAADFHYKFIRIHPFDDGNGRMARMLMNFILLQYGYPPVIVRTGEKAQYIAALEQADADIFDPFIEFIITNQLRSLEIMLKGARGESIEEPDDLDKELDLLKQKLNAKKKTFEEIDTSFFIKNNLSPLILEAYKNSLKFEPFFSIRTLKISLTFNKEFQDYGAKRSFSLNLVGSSNEIIDKKILLLKQKIEIFDIKTIHHITIKLSFNGFSLPKKLQKGYSKSWKLSFKDKHYSTYEGSRLLYSERPLYNSLTSQEIEKIISSFSIALKNILSKNI from the coding sequence ATGAACGATAGTATTGTGGAGTTATTGCAACAAGCCGGGCAGTTAAAAACTGATTTAGACAATCTACGGCCTTTGGATAAAGAGCGGGAAGCTATTGTATTACAAAAATTACGATTGGATTGGAACTACCACTCTAACCACCTTGAAGGCAACTCATTAACGTTTGGCGAAACCAAAGCCTTGATATTGTTTGGAATTACTGCACAGGGAAAACCCTTGCAAGACCATATTGAAATTACGGGGCACGACGAAGCGATAAAATGGATTGAAGATGTGGTGAAAAAGCGGGAACCGCTTACCGAAAGTTTTATCCGTCAACTACACACTCTTCTATTAAAAAAACCTTACAAAGTAGATGCCATAACAACCGACGGGCAGCCAACAAAAAAGCTAATAAAGGTGGGTGAATATAAAACCACACCCAACCATGTAGAAACAAAAACGGGAGAGATTTTTAGGTTTGCTTCGCCTGAAGAAACCCCGGCCAAAATGTACGACTTGCTGGAGTGGTTTAAAAAAATGGAAGCCGATAAAGAAACCAACCCTATTTTGTTTGCGGCTGATTTTCATTACAAGTTTATACGCATACACCCCTTTGACGACGGGAACGGACGTATGGCCCGTATGCTGATGAACTTTATTTTACTGCAATACGGCTACCCTCCTGTGATTGTGAGAACGGGAGAAAAAGCCCAATACATTGCAGCACTTGAACAAGCCGACGCGGATATTTTTGACCCTTTTATTGAATTTATTATAACCAACCAATTACGCAGCCTTGAAATAATGCTGAAAGGCGCGCGCGGCGAGAGCATCGAAGAACCGGATGATTTGGATAAGGAATTGGATCTATTAAAGCAAAAGTTGAATGCCAAAAAGAAAACTTTTGAAGAAATAGACACCTCATTTTTTATTAAAAACAACCTTAGCCCCTTAATTTTAGAAGCCTACAAGAATAGCTTAAAGTTTGAGCCTTTTTTTTCTATACGAACTTTAAAAATTAGTTTAACCTTTAACAAGGAATTTCAAGATTATGGAGCAAAAAGATCTTTTAGTTTAAATTTGGTAGGCTCCTCAAATGAAATAATAGATAAGAAAATATTGTTATTAAAACAAAAAATTGAAATTTTTGATATTAAAACTATCCACCATATAACCATAAAACTCTCGTTCAATGGTTTTTCACTGCCAAAAAAACTTCAAAAAGGATACTCGAAAAGCTGGAAACTCTCTTTTAAGGATAAACATTACAGCACTTATGAAGGAAGCAGGTTATTATATAGCGAAAGACCACTTTATAATTCGTTAACTTCTCAAGAAATAGAAAAAATTATTTCTTCTTTTTCCATCGCGTTAAAGAATATTTTATCAAAAAATATTTGA
- a CDS encoding c-type cytochrome, with translation MPKKAVIAALTASVILFAAFLPQAEPTVPQTPEQLGEMLFNDKILSGDYTLSCASCHIPQFAFADTVKFSKGVGGKLTGRNTPTVMNVLSRESFFWDGRVATLEEQALHPISNPDEMNLPIEEAVKRLSNDENYRNYFTTIYGQLPDKTTLGKAIAAFEKTLETASTRFDRYMNDEVMFTESEKRGQTLFNNKAKCFDCHFSPDFTGDEFRNIGLFDGKQLNDSGRYKITQNPKDLGKFKVPGLRNVAITAPYMHNGMFATLREVIDYYDNPAATVKYAQNRDELLSKPLNLTEEEKKDLEAFLLTLTDDNFVKK, from the coding sequence ATGCCAAAAAAAGCCGTTATAGCCGCGCTAACTGCTTCAGTTATTTTATTTGCCGCCTTTTTACCGCAGGCTGAACCAACAGTTCCGCAAACGCCTGAGCAATTGGGCGAAATGCTGTTTAACGATAAAATACTTTCGGGCGATTATACCCTGAGCTGTGCAAGTTGTCATATTCCCCAGTTTGCCTTTGCCGATACCGTAAAATTTAGCAAAGGAGTTGGCGGTAAACTCACCGGACGCAATACACCAACGGTAATGAATGTACTATCACGGGAATCGTTTTTTTGGGACGGCAGGGTGGCAACGCTGGAAGAACAAGCTTTGCACCCCATCAGCAATCCCGATGAAATGAACCTGCCGATTGAAGAAGCTGTGAAGCGGCTGAGCAACGACGAGAATTACCGCAATTATTTTACGACGATATACGGCCAGCTGCCAGACAAAACCACTTTGGGAAAGGCCATTGCAGCTTTTGAAAAAACACTGGAAACTGCTTCGACCCGTTTTGACCGCTACATGAACGATGAAGTAATGTTTACCGAAAGCGAAAAACGCGGGCAAACGCTGTTTAACAACAAAGCCAAATGTTTTGATTGCCACTTCTCGCCTGATTTTACGGGCGATGAGTTTAGAAACATCGGCTTGTTTGATGGTAAACAACTAAACGATTCGGGCAGGTATAAAATCACCCAAAACCCTAAAGATTTAGGTAAGTTTAAGGTGCCCGGCTTGCGTAATGTGGCAATTACAGCCCCCTATATGCACAACGGGATGTTTGCAACCCTTCGCGAGGTGATTGATTATTACGACAATCCCGCTGCAACAGTGAAGTATGCCCAAAACCGCGATGAGCTGTTAAGTAAGCCTTTAAACCTTACCGAAGAAGAGAAAAAGGATTTGGAAGCATTTTTGCTTACCCTTACCGACGATAATTTTGTAAAAAAGTAA
- the prfA gene encoding peptide chain release factor 1: MLDKLEAIKTRWKEVENMLSSPDAMTDMKRFAQLSKEYRDLTPIVEKLADYKLLLGNISTAKQILNTEKDDELREMAKEELATLEEQQEPLEDEIRLMLIPKDPQDDKNAMVEIRGGAGGDEAAIFAGDLFRMYQKFCDSKGWKIEVIEMMDGTAGGYSKIVFNVLGAGVYGILKYESGVHRVQRVPATETQGRVHTSAASVVVLPEADDIDVELKESDIRVDTFCSSGPGGQSVNTTYSAVRLTHVPTGIVAQCQDEKSQIKNKEKAMKVLRARLFELEYNKWLEEVSKKRKTMVSTGDRSAKVRTYNFPQSRLTDHRIGLTLYSLDAVMDGEIENIIDQLQLAENAERLKEGIAA, encoded by the coding sequence ATGTTAGATAAATTAGAGGCCATAAAAACCCGCTGGAAAGAAGTGGAGAACATGCTCAGCAGTCCTGATGCAATGACGGATATGAAACGTTTTGCTCAACTGAGTAAGGAGTACCGCGACCTTACCCCCATTGTGGAGAAGCTGGCTGACTATAAATTACTGCTGGGAAATATCTCAACGGCAAAACAAATATTAAACACCGAAAAAGACGACGAGCTACGCGAAATGGCCAAAGAAGAACTTGCCACCCTTGAGGAGCAGCAAGAACCTTTGGAGGATGAAATTCGCTTGATGCTGATACCCAAAGACCCGCAGGACGATAAAAATGCGATGGTGGAAATACGTGGCGGTGCAGGCGGAGACGAAGCCGCAATTTTTGCAGGTGATTTGTTCCGTATGTACCAAAAATTTTGCGACAGCAAAGGCTGGAAGATAGAGGTAATAGAGATGATGGACGGTACAGCGGGCGGTTACAGCAAAATTGTATTTAACGTATTGGGCGCAGGCGTTTACGGTATTTTGAAGTACGAAAGCGGTGTACACCGTGTGCAGCGCGTACCGGCTACCGAAACCCAAGGCCGTGTGCATACCTCGGCGGCATCTGTTGTGGTATTGCCTGAAGCCGATGATATTGACGTGGAATTGAAAGAAAGCGATATCCGCGTAGATACCTTCTGTTCATCAGGCCCCGGCGGTCAATCGGTAAACACTACCTATTCAGCCGTTCGCCTTACCCACGTTCCTACGGGTATCGTAGCACAGTGCCAAGACGAAAAATCGCAGATTAAAAACAAAGAAAAGGCTATGAAGGTGCTTCGCGCCCGCCTTTTTGAGTTGGAATATAATAAGTGGTTGGAAGAGGTGAGTAAAAAACGTAAAACAATGGTGAGCACGGGCGACCGTAGTGCCAAAGTTCGTACGTACAATTTCCCTCAAAGCCGTTTGACCGACCATCGTATCGGCCTTACTCTTTACAGCTTAGATGCTGTAATGGATGGCGAAATAGAAAACATTATCGACCAGCTTCAGTTGGCCGAAAATGCCGAACGCCTTAAAGAAGGTATTGCGGCTTAA
- a CDS encoding Y-family DNA polymerase, translating to MIALVDCNNFYASCERVFRPDLLGKPIVVLSNNDGCVIARSAEAKELEVPMGIPAYQLEPMIKQHGIEVFSSNYALYGDMSRRVMATLSMFTPEIEVYSIDEAFLNLNGLDFVDLPAYSAEIVEKTTRCTGIPISIGVGPTKTLAKVANRLAKKNRASKGALVIPDNADAIAEALQKVPIGDVWGIGRSHKKFLENHGVETAYDFTQKPRQWVSRNMKVVGLRTWEELRGNPCIGMEQELEEKQNICTSRSFGELLNDYALLEEAITFYATACAAKLRAQNSCAGAVYVFAYTHPNRQDLPQYKARMWYALPTATNSTLEIVKYALHCLRTVYKQKDHLGRPIYYKNAGVIVSGIVPMNEIQGNIFTAPTDEKHQLLMEAVDRINNLVGREKITLATQGSSTRWKLRCEKLSNRYTTRLDQVVEVD from the coding sequence ATGATAGCACTGGTAGATTGTAATAATTTTTATGCCTCGTGCGAGCGGGTGTTTCGCCCTGATTTGCTTGGAAAACCGATAGTGGTATTATCTAACAACGACGGCTGCGTGATAGCCCGCAGTGCCGAAGCCAAAGAACTGGAGGTGCCGATGGGCATCCCGGCCTACCAATTAGAGCCGATGATAAAACAGCACGGCATAGAGGTGTTTTCTTCTAACTATGCTTTGTACGGCGATATGTCGCGGCGGGTGATGGCTACCCTATCGATGTTTACCCCTGAAATTGAGGTGTACTCTATCGATGAGGCGTTTTTAAACCTCAACGGCCTTGATTTTGTTGATTTACCTGCCTATTCCGCAGAAATTGTAGAAAAAACAACGCGGTGCACGGGTATCCCTATTAGTATTGGCGTGGGGCCTACTAAAACGCTGGCAAAAGTGGCCAACCGTCTTGCCAAAAAGAACCGCGCCAGCAAAGGAGCATTGGTAATCCCTGATAACGCTGATGCCATAGCTGAGGCATTGCAAAAAGTACCCATCGGTGATGTATGGGGCATTGGCCGCAGTCATAAAAAGTTTTTGGAGAACCACGGGGTAGAAACAGCGTACGATTTTACCCAAAAGCCCCGCCAATGGGTAAGCCGAAACATGAAAGTGGTAGGCTTACGCACGTGGGAAGAATTGCGGGGAAATCCCTGCATCGGCATGGAGCAGGAATTGGAAGAGAAACAGAACATTTGCACCTCGCGCAGTTTTGGTGAATTGCTGAATGATTACGCATTATTGGAAGAGGCAATCACCTTTTATGCTACCGCCTGTGCTGCCAAACTGCGTGCACAAAACAGTTGCGCGGGTGCCGTGTATGTGTTTGCCTATACGCACCCCAACCGGCAAGATTTACCCCAATACAAAGCCCGTATGTGGTATGCCTTGCCCACAGCCACCAACAGCACGTTGGAGATTGTGAAATATGCCTTACACTGCCTGCGCACGGTGTACAAACAGAAAGACCATTTGGGCCGACCTATTTATTACAAAAATGCCGGGGTAATCGTATCGGGTATTGTACCGATGAACGAAATACAGGGTAATATTTTTACCGCCCCGACGGACGAAAAACACCAGTTATTAATGGAGGCGGTTGACCGTATTAATAACCTTGTGGGCCGCGAAAAGATAACCCTTGCCACGCAAGGCAGCAGCACCCGCTGGAAACTGCGTTGCGAAAAACTATCCAACCGCTACACCACCCGCTTAGACCAAGTGGTGGAGGTGGATTAA
- a CDS encoding RluA family pseudouridine synthase, with protein MIEEEDFNLEGFIEDQQDSELYEHHRIVVDPGQSLLRIDKFLMHRLQNVSRNKIQLAAIANSILVNDDPVKSNYRVKPLDVITVVLPTPPRDTAIYPENIPLTVVYEDDDLIIINKKPGMVVHPGFNNYTGTLVNALAWHFEGQNIDRKEPTPCLVHRIDKNTSGLMVVAKNETAMAGLAQQFFDHSIERTYNALVWGDFEEDSGTIRGNLARHPKNRLEMTVFEDGSHGKEAVTHYRVLERFHYVTLVECKLETGRTHQIRAHMRYIGHPIFNDDTYGGDKIIKGTTFSKYKQFIDNCFELIPRQALHAKTLGFIHPGTQEKVFFDSNLPEDFMNVLDKWRRYIAHKKDFEE; from the coding sequence ATGATAGAGGAAGAAGATTTTAATTTAGAAGGTTTTATTGAAGACCAGCAAGACAGCGAGCTGTACGAACACCACCGCATAGTGGTTGACCCCGGACAATCGCTATTGCGAATTGACAAGTTTTTGATGCATCGGTTGCAGAATGTAAGTCGTAACAAAATACAATTGGCGGCAATTGCCAACAGTATTTTGGTGAACGACGACCCTGTGAAATCAAACTACAGGGTGAAGCCCTTGGATGTAATTACCGTTGTGCTGCCCACTCCGCCGAGGGATACGGCCATTTACCCTGAAAACATCCCCTTAACCGTTGTTTACGAGGACGATGATTTGATTATCATCAATAAAAAACCCGGCATGGTGGTGCACCCCGGCTTTAATAACTACACGGGTACGTTGGTAAATGCTTTGGCCTGGCATTTTGAGGGGCAGAACATCGACCGTAAAGAACCTACCCCCTGTTTGGTGCACCGCATTGATAAAAACACCAGCGGGCTTATGGTGGTGGCTAAAAATGAAACCGCAATGGCCGGCCTTGCCCAGCAGTTTTTCGACCACAGTATAGAACGCACTTACAATGCCCTTGTGTGGGGTGATTTTGAAGAAGACAGCGGCACCATACGCGGCAACTTGGCTCGTCACCCCAAAAACCGTTTAGAAATGACGGTGTTTGAAGACGGCAGCCACGGTAAAGAAGCCGTTACCCACTACCGCGTTTTAGAGCGTTTTCACTACGTTACCCTTGTTGAGTGTAAGCTTGAAACAGGCCGCACCCACCAAATACGTGCCCACATGCGCTACATAGGTCACCCCATTTTTAACGACGATACCTACGGAGGCGATAAAATTATAAAAGGCACTACGTTTAGCAAATACAAACAGTTTATTGATAACTGCTTTGAGCTGATACCCCGCCAAGCACTGCACGCAAAAACACTGGGTTTTATACACCCCGGCACCCAAGAAAAAGTGTTTTTCGACAGCAACCTGCCCGAAGATTTTATGAATGTACTTGATAAATGGCGCAGGTACATTGCCCACAAAAAAGACTTTGAAGAATAG